A genomic stretch from Pseudomonas alkylphenolica includes:
- a CDS encoding TetR family transcriptional regulator: MARKTAAEAALTRQRILAAATELFSQAGVTETTLEHIAQRANVTRGAIYWHFRGKEDLLKTIFDEQILPLESTLAKDLPLSLAWQQLQQRLIETISEEIPRRLAEIMMYQGACGGDSAVHQQRLAGVRGRFMQHLKTVIENAVGAGELTASLNIRRVMEFFGVSTTGLLFDCLQKEGNAIESVHSTLNVLWHVLMNPPASFLAED; the protein is encoded by the coding sequence ATGGCTAGAAAGACAGCAGCGGAGGCCGCACTGACACGCCAGAGGATTCTGGCCGCAGCCACAGAACTTTTCTCACAGGCTGGTGTGACTGAAACAACGCTTGAGCACATCGCGCAGCGGGCCAATGTCACTCGAGGCGCAATTTATTGGCATTTCAGGGGCAAGGAGGATTTGCTTAAAACAATTTTCGATGAGCAAATTCTCCCACTGGAAAGCACTTTGGCTAAAGACCTTCCTCTATCGCTGGCGTGGCAGCAGTTGCAACAACGCCTGATAGAAACGATCAGCGAAGAAATTCCTCGGCGCTTGGCAGAGATCATGATGTATCAGGGGGCTTGCGGAGGGGACTCAGCCGTTCATCAGCAACGACTGGCTGGTGTCAGAGGACGATTCATGCAGCATCTCAAAACGGTAATTGAAAATGCCGTGGGCGCTGGCGAATTGACCGCGTCGCTCAATATACGGCGAGTGATGGAGTTTTTTGGTGTTAGTACGACAGGCTTGCTGTTTGATTGCTTGCAAAAAGAGGGTAACGCTATTGAATCTGTTCACTCAACGCTGAACGTTCTCTGGCATGTACTGATGAATCCGCCAGCGAGCTTTCTAGCGGAGGACTGA
- a CDS encoding IclR family transcriptional regulator yields the protein MTSTEESTGKHGGIQVIARAASIMRALGNNPQGLSLAAIAQVVDLPRSTVQRIINALAVEHLVKARGPSGGFRLGPAFGQLITQTQMDIISLVRPHLTSLSEQVQESTCLSSLSGDKVYVMDRIVAERELRVVFPIGIHVPAMATSGGKVLLAELPEDTLRALLPDPLPACTAKSLKREALLAQLKDVKASGVATDENEYIEGLCSYAALLDTYLGLYSISIVAPTSRAMIAGGRFQHALQVCKKNIEEVIGRMPRTIHG from the coding sequence ATGACAAGTACGGAAGAAAGCACTGGCAAACATGGCGGGATACAAGTTATCGCCCGCGCCGCGTCGATCATGCGGGCGTTGGGCAACAATCCCCAGGGGTTGAGTCTGGCGGCGATCGCCCAGGTGGTCGATCTACCGCGTTCGACGGTGCAGCGCATCATCAATGCACTAGCGGTGGAACATTTGGTGAAAGCACGGGGGCCGAGTGGTGGTTTTCGCCTGGGGCCGGCGTTCGGCCAACTCATCACTCAAACCCAGATGGATATCATTTCCCTGGTCAGGCCTCACCTGACTTCGCTGTCGGAGCAGGTGCAGGAGTCGACGTGCCTGTCGTCGCTGTCCGGCGACAAAGTCTATGTGATGGACCGAATCGTGGCCGAGCGAGAGCTGCGGGTCGTTTTTCCAATCGGTATCCATGTACCCGCCATGGCGACCTCGGGGGGCAAGGTGCTGTTGGCCGAACTCCCTGAAGATACCCTGCGTGCCTTGCTGCCTGATCCATTGCCGGCGTGCACGGCCAAAAGCCTGAAGCGCGAGGCATTGCTGGCGCAATTGAAGGACGTCAAGGCCAGCGGTGTGGCAACGGATGAGAACGAATACATCGAGGGCCTGTGTTCCTATGCCGCGCTGCTCGACACCTATTTGGGGCTCTATTCAATCTCGATCGTAGCGCCAACTTCGCGAGCAATGATCGCGGGGGGGCGTTTTCAGCACGCGTTGCAGGTATGCAAGAAGAATATTGAAGAGGTGATCGGTCGGATGCCTCGGACAATTCACGGATAA
- a CDS encoding efflux RND transporter periplasmic adaptor subunit: MKFNKSFHSRQLIPLAALWLLAGCGNQEAAKNEQPPPEVGVYTVKSQALTLTTDLPGRTSAFRISEVRPQVSGILEKRQFVEGAEVTQGQPLYQIDPRTYQARQAKAEATLLAAQNLARRYERLLKTNAISQQQYDDAQAAWKQAQAEAQVARIDVQYTKVLAPISGRIGRSAVTEGALVTNGQAQALATVTQLDPIYVDVNQPITRLLGLKRALESGRLQRVGEDRAQVSLTLDDGSLYPLKGVLRFSEVSVDPTTGSVTLRAEFPNPDRKLLPGMFVHALLSEGEQQAAILVPQQAVGRDARGTPTVWVVKPDSTVERREVETLRTVGNAWLIGDGIKDGERVITEGVQLARAGIKVKPVDAKNVNLVADFPPLADTQSH, from the coding sequence GTGAAGTTCAATAAATCATTCCATTCAAGACAGCTGATCCCCCTGGCAGCCCTTTGGCTGCTGGCGGGTTGCGGTAACCAGGAGGCCGCGAAGAACGAGCAGCCGCCCCCCGAAGTCGGGGTCTATACCGTGAAGTCACAGGCGCTGACATTGACGACCGACCTGCCGGGGCGTACCTCGGCTTTTCGCATTTCCGAAGTCCGGCCTCAGGTGTCGGGCATCCTGGAAAAACGCCAGTTCGTCGAAGGCGCCGAGGTCACGCAAGGCCAGCCGCTGTACCAGATCGACCCACGCACCTATCAGGCCCGCCAGGCCAAGGCCGAAGCCACGCTGCTGGCGGCACAGAACCTGGCGCGGCGCTACGAGCGACTGCTCAAGACCAACGCCATCAGCCAGCAGCAGTACGACGATGCCCAGGCCGCCTGGAAACAGGCCCAGGCTGAAGCCCAGGTCGCACGGATCGATGTGCAGTACACCAAAGTGCTGGCACCGATCTCGGGGCGCATCGGCCGCTCGGCTGTCACCGAAGGCGCATTGGTGACCAATGGCCAGGCCCAGGCGCTGGCCACCGTCACCCAGCTCGACCCGATTTATGTCGATGTCAATCAACCTATCACCCGCTTGCTTGGGCTGAAGCGTGCGCTGGAATCCGGGCGCCTGCAGCGGGTAGGTGAAGACCGGGCACAAGTCAGCCTCACACTGGATGACGGGTCCCTTTATCCGCTCAAGGGCGTGCTGCGTTTCTCTGAAGTCAGCGTCGACCCCACCACTGGCTCGGTGACCCTGCGGGCCGAGTTCCCCAACCCCGACCGCAAGCTGCTGCCAGGCATGTTTGTCCACGCGCTGCTCAGCGAAGGTGAACAGCAGGCGGCCATCCTCGTTCCGCAGCAGGCGGTGGGCCGCGATGCCCGCGGCACCCCGACCGTATGGGTGGTCAAACCCGACAGCACCGTCGAACGGCGCGAAGTGGAAACCTTGCGCACCGTGGGTAATGCCTGGTTGATCGGCGACGGCATCAAGGATGGCGAACGCGTGATTACCGAAGGTGTGCAACTAGCCCGCGCCGGGATCAAGGTCAAGCCAGTGGACGCCAAGAACGTCAACCTGGTCGCCGATTTCCCGCCACTGGCGGACACCCAGTCCCATTGA
- a CDS encoding efflux RND transporter permease subunit, whose amino-acid sequence MSRFFIDRPIFAWVLAIVAMLAGALSLMNMPISQYPNIAAPAVSIQVTYPGASAQTVQDTVVQVIEQQLSGLDGFRYMSAESASDGSMNIIVTFEQGTNPDIAQVQVQNKLQLATPRLPEEVQRQGLRVVKYQMNFFLIIGLVDKTGKMTNFDLGNVIASQLQDPISRINGVGDYMLFGSPYAMRIWLDPVKLNSYQLTPGDVAQAIREQNVQVSSGQLGGLPTRSGVQLNATVLGKTRMTTPAEFEEILVKVKADGSQVRVKDLGKVALASDNFAISSKYRGEYSAGLALRLASGGNLLETVKAVKAELEKQKAYLPEGVEVIYPYDTTPVVEASIESVVHTIGEAVILVFLVMFLFLQSFRATLIPTLAVPVVLLAAFALLPTFGITINVLTMYAMVLAIGLLVDDAIVVVENVERLMHEEGLSPLEATRKSMQQISGALVGIGMVLSAVFVPMAFFGGSAGIIYKQFAVTIVICMALSVLVALIFTPALCATILKAPQGHGHQERKGFFGWFNRVFDRSTARFERGVGGILKHRGRYLLIFALITAGTGYLFTQIPKAFLPNEDQGLMMAEVRMPLNASAERTEAVLQEVKDYLVNDEGELVEHVMTINGFNFAGRGQNSGLVLIVLKDWAVRQGAGQDAFSLAQRANERLTHIKDGQAMVFVPPAILEMGNAMGFDLYLQDNSGLGHEALMKARNQFLQLAAENPKLKAVRPNGKDDEPQFQVRIDDEKARALQVSIASINETMSAAWGSMYVNDFIDLGRVKRVYLQGVDSSRISPEDFDKWYVRNALGEMVPFSAFATGDWVYGSPKLERYGGISSLQILGEPAAGYSTGDAMVAIGEIMQQLPPGIGLSYNGLSYEEIKTGNQAPILYALTVIIVFLCLAALYESWSVPVSVILVVPLGILGAVLATLMRGLEADVYFQIGLMTTVGLTAKNAILIIEFAKELYEKEGMPLAKAAIEAAKLRLRPIIMTSLAFTFGVLPMALNTGAGAGSQHSIATGVVGGMITATVLAVFFVPLFYVVVVKLFERKQRVAAAQGESA is encoded by the coding sequence ATGTCTCGCTTTTTCATTGATCGGCCGATCTTCGCCTGGGTGCTGGCGATCGTCGCCATGCTGGCGGGGGCGCTGTCGCTGATGAACATGCCCATCAGCCAGTACCCCAACATTGCCGCACCCGCCGTGTCGATCCAGGTCACCTACCCGGGTGCTTCGGCCCAGACCGTGCAGGACACCGTGGTCCAGGTCATCGAGCAGCAGCTCAGCGGCCTCGACGGCTTCCGCTACATGTCCGCCGAGAGTGCCTCGGACGGCAGCATGAACATCATCGTAACCTTCGAACAGGGCACCAACCCGGACATCGCCCAGGTCCAGGTGCAGAACAAACTGCAGCTGGCCACCCCGCGCCTGCCTGAGGAGGTGCAACGCCAAGGCCTGCGGGTGGTGAAGTACCAGATGAACTTCTTCCTGATCATCGGTCTGGTGGACAAGACCGGCAAGATGACCAACTTCGACCTGGGCAACGTGATTGCCTCGCAATTGCAGGACCCGATTTCGCGTATCAATGGTGTGGGCGACTACATGCTGTTCGGCTCGCCCTATGCCATGCGCATCTGGCTCGACCCGGTCAAGCTCAACAGCTACCAGCTCACCCCAGGCGATGTGGCCCAGGCCATTCGCGAGCAGAACGTGCAGGTATCCTCCGGCCAGCTCGGCGGTTTGCCGACCCGCTCCGGTGTGCAGCTCAACGCCACGGTACTGGGCAAGACCCGCATGACCACCCCGGCCGAGTTCGAAGAGATCTTGGTCAAGGTCAAGGCCGATGGCTCCCAGGTACGCGTCAAGGACCTGGGCAAGGTCGCCCTGGCTTCCGACAACTTCGCCATCTCGTCGAAGTACCGCGGCGAGTACTCGGCGGGCCTTGCCCTGCGCCTGGCCAGCGGCGGCAACCTGCTGGAGACGGTGAAAGCAGTCAAGGCGGAGCTGGAAAAACAGAAAGCCTACCTGCCTGAAGGCGTCGAGGTGATCTACCCGTACGACACCACGCCGGTCGTCGAGGCATCCATCGAGTCGGTGGTGCATACCATCGGCGAAGCGGTGATCCTGGTGTTCCTGGTGATGTTCCTGTTCCTGCAGAGCTTCCGTGCGACGCTGATCCCGACCCTGGCGGTGCCGGTGGTGTTGCTGGCAGCCTTTGCCCTGCTACCGACCTTCGGCATCACCATCAACGTATTGACCATGTACGCCATGGTGCTAGCGATCGGACTTCTGGTGGACGATGCCATCGTCGTGGTGGAAAACGTCGAGCGATTGATGCACGAGGAAGGCTTGTCGCCCCTTGAAGCGACGCGCAAGTCCATGCAGCAGATTTCTGGTGCCTTGGTCGGCATCGGTATGGTGCTGTCTGCGGTGTTCGTGCCCATGGCCTTCTTCGGCGGTTCGGCGGGCATCATCTACAAGCAGTTCGCCGTCACCATCGTCATCTGCATGGCGTTGTCGGTACTGGTTGCGCTGATTTTCACACCCGCCTTATGCGCCACCATTCTCAAGGCCCCACAAGGTCATGGGCACCAAGAGCGAAAAGGCTTCTTCGGCTGGTTCAACCGCGTTTTCGACCGTAGTACCGCACGCTTCGAACGCGGCGTGGGCGGCATCCTCAAGCACCGTGGCCGCTACCTGCTGATCTTCGCCCTGATCACCGCCGGCACCGGCTATCTGTTCACTCAAATTCCCAAGGCGTTTCTACCGAACGAGGACCAGGGGTTGATGATGGCAGAGGTGCGCATGCCACTGAACGCCTCGGCCGAACGTACCGAAGCCGTGCTGCAGGAGGTCAAGGACTACCTAGTCAACGACGAAGGCGAACTGGTCGAGCACGTCATGACGATCAACGGCTTCAACTTTGCCGGCCGTGGGCAGAACTCCGGCCTGGTACTGATCGTGCTCAAGGACTGGGCCGTCCGCCAAGGTGCAGGGCAGGATGCGTTCAGCCTGGCCCAGCGCGCCAATGAGCGTTTAACCCATATCAAAGACGGCCAGGCCATGGTCTTCGTGCCCCCTGCCATCCTCGAGATGGGTAACGCGATGGGCTTTGACCTGTACCTGCAGGACAACTCCGGCCTGGGCCACGAGGCTTTGATGAAGGCACGCAACCAGTTCCTGCAACTGGCGGCAGAAAACCCCAAGCTCAAGGCCGTGCGCCCCAATGGCAAGGATGACGAGCCGCAGTTCCAGGTGCGCATCGACGACGAGAAAGCCCGCGCCCTGCAGGTCAGCATCGCCTCGATCAACGAAACCATGAGCGCTGCCTGGGGCTCGATGTATGTCAATGACTTCATCGACCTGGGCCGGGTCAAGCGTGTGTACCTGCAAGGCGTCGACAGCTCGCGCATTTCGCCGGAAGACTTCGACAAATGGTACGTGCGCAATGCCCTGGGCGAAATGGTGCCGTTCTCGGCGTTCGCCACCGGTGATTGGGTCTACGGCTCGCCCAAGCTGGAACGCTACGGTGGTATCTCGTCCTTGCAGATCCTCGGTGAACCGGCCGCTGGCTACAGCACCGGTGACGCCATGGTGGCGATCGGCGAGATCATGCAGCAACTGCCACCGGGTATCGGCCTCAGCTACAACGGCCTGTCCTACGAGGAGATCAAGACCGGCAACCAGGCCCCGATACTCTACGCCCTGACCGTCATCATCGTGTTCTTGTGCCTGGCGGCACTGTACGAAAGCTGGTCGGTACCCGTGTCGGTAATCTTGGTGGTGCCACTGGGCATCCTCGGCGCCGTACTCGCGACCCTGATGCGTGGCCTCGAGGCCGACGTGTACTTCCAGATCGGCCTGATGACCACAGTCGGCCTGACCGCGAAGAACGCCATCCTGATCATCGAGTTCGCCAAGGAACTGTACGAGAAAGAAGGCATGCCGCTGGCCAAGGCGGCCATCGAAGCGGCCAAGCTGCGGCTGCGGCCAATCATCATGACCTCGCTGGCCTTCACCTTCGGTGTATTGCCCATGGCACTCAACACCGGCGCCGGTGCCGGCAGCCAGCACTCGATCGCGACCGGTGTCGTCGGCGGGATGATCACCGCCACGGTCCTGGCCGTGTTCTTCGTCCCCTTGTTCTACGTGGTGGTGGTGAAATTGTTCGAACGCAAGCAACGAGTGGCAGCAGCCCAAGGAGAGTCGGCATGA
- a CDS encoding efflux transporter outer membrane subunit, translating into MKLRYLSIALGLTLPGCSLIPDYHRPEAPIQADWPAGPAYAKDQAQGGQEATLSWQTFFRDPAMRQLIGVALEHNRDLRQAALNVEAYRALHRIERSALFPTIDANADGTRQRVPDDLSTTGNTEIQSQYSATLGIAYEVDMFGRLRSLEHAALQQYLATAETQRAVQIALVGDVAIAYLTWRSDQAQLELASSTLDSYQYSLDLIRSSSEVGTASALDVRQARSLVETARVQKALYTRQVAQDVNALQLLLGTKLPGDLPARDTLEQPLATLSAGMPADLLLRRPDIRAAEHRLLAANADIGAARAAFFPSISLTAAAGTASRDLDGLFEGGSGVWSFMPQINLPIFTAGRLSANLDYRKVVKDINVAQYEKSIQDAFREVADGLAAHGTFGEQLQAQHDLVDNNQEYYKLANQRYDEGVDNYLVVLDAQRELFAAQQQLLKDHLSQLSSEVSLFKALGGGWDAQPSRPLVSLK; encoded by the coding sequence ATGAAGCTGCGATACCTCTCGATCGCGCTGGGGCTGACCTTGCCAGGCTGCAGCCTGATCCCCGACTATCACCGCCCTGAAGCACCCATACAGGCAGACTGGCCCGCGGGCCCGGCCTACGCGAAAGACCAGGCACAAGGTGGGCAAGAAGCCACCCTGAGCTGGCAGACGTTCTTCCGCGACCCCGCCATGCGCCAGTTGATCGGCGTCGCGCTGGAGCACAACCGCGACCTGCGCCAGGCAGCGTTGAATGTCGAGGCATACCGGGCGCTGCACCGCATCGAGCGCTCGGCCCTGTTCCCGACGATCGATGCCAACGCTGACGGAACACGCCAGCGGGTGCCCGACGACTTGTCCACCACCGGCAATACCGAGATTCAGAGCCAGTACTCGGCGACCCTGGGCATTGCCTACGAAGTGGACATGTTCGGCCGCCTGCGCAGTCTGGAACATGCTGCGCTGCAGCAGTACCTGGCCACCGCCGAAACCCAGCGCGCCGTGCAGATTGCCCTGGTCGGCGACGTTGCCATTGCCTACCTCACCTGGCGCAGCGACCAGGCCCAGTTGGAACTGGCCAGCTCCACCTTGGACAGCTACCAGTACAGCCTGGACCTGATTCGCTCCAGCAGCGAAGTCGGCACCGCCTCGGCGCTCGATGTACGCCAGGCGCGCAGCCTGGTGGAGACCGCACGTGTGCAGAAAGCCCTGTACACCCGTCAGGTCGCGCAGGACGTCAACGCCCTGCAGTTGCTGCTCGGCACCAAGTTGCCGGGCGACCTGCCGGCCCGCGACACCCTGGAACAACCGCTGGCAACGCTGTCTGCAGGCATGCCGGCCGACCTGTTGCTGCGTCGGCCGGACATCCGCGCGGCCGAACACCGCTTGCTGGCGGCCAATGCCGACATCGGCGCGGCACGCGCGGCGTTCTTCCCCAGCATCAGCCTCACCGCAGCGGCAGGGACCGCCAGCCGCGATCTCGACGGCCTGTTCGAGGGTGGCTCGGGGGTCTGGAGCTTCATGCCGCAGATCAACCTGCCGATCTTTACCGCCGGCCGCCTGAGCGCCAACCTTGATTACCGCAAGGTGGTCAAGGACATCAATGTCGCCCAGTACGAGAAAAGCATCCAGGACGCCTTCCGCGAGGTGGCCGATGGGCTGGCGGCACACGGTACATTCGGTGAGCAGTTGCAAGCCCAACACGACCTGGTCGATAACAATCAGGAGTACTACAAGCTGGCCAACCAGCGTTACGACGAAGGGGTGGACAACTACCTGGTAGTGCTCGACGCGCAGCGCGAACTGTTTGCTGCCCAACAGCAATTGCTCAAGGACCACCTGAGCCAGCTCAGCAGCGAAGTCAGCCTGTTCAAGGCGCTCGGTGGCGGCTGGGATGCCCAGCCTTCCAGGCCCCTTGTCAGCCTGAAATGA
- a CDS encoding acyloxyacyl hydrolase — protein MNTRLTLISVATLSLLSPLADAASITGAVGVTGQGDMTFRAGLEQAWDKSWWQTDTGHLSGYWDGAYTYWEGGDEASGAHSLSFSPVFIYEFSGWRYAPYIEVGVGVALFSKTDVGEQKLGSSFNFEDRIGVGLKLSDEQKVGIRAIHYSNAGIKQPNDGIESYSLFYTHSF, from the coding sequence GTGAATACTCGCCTAACCCTTATCAGTGTGGCGACACTGAGCCTGCTCTCCCCGCTTGCAGACGCCGCGAGCATCACAGGAGCGGTCGGTGTCACCGGCCAGGGTGACATGACCTTCCGCGCAGGACTGGAACAGGCATGGGACAAAAGCTGGTGGCAAACCGATACCGGCCATCTCAGTGGCTACTGGGATGGCGCCTATACCTACTGGGAAGGTGGAGACGAAGCATCTGGCGCTCACTCGCTATCGTTCAGTCCAGTCTTCATCTATGAGTTTTCCGGCTGGCGCTATGCTCCCTATATCGAAGTGGGCGTGGGTGTCGCCCTCTTTTCGAAAACCGATGTCGGCGAGCAGAAGCTTGGCTCCTCGTTCAACTTCGAAGACCGCATTGGTGTCGGCTTGAAACTTTCCGACGAACAGAAAGTGGGGATCCGCGCCATCCACTACTCCAACGCGGGCATTAAGCAACCCAACGATGGTATCGAGTCGTACTCACTGTTCTACACCCACAGCTTCTAA
- a CDS encoding SDR family oxidoreductase: protein MTAQRVLVTAGAGGIGRAIVKAFMDKGASVFACDIDTDGLAKLEAELPGVHTARCDISDLADIEKMVKEAVNVLGGLDVLVNNAGIAGPTAPVDQLDPAEWGKVVQVNLNGTFAVTHFAIPHLKQSPAASIINMSSVSGRFGYPNRSAYSTTKWGLIGFTKTLSIELGAFNIRVNAILPGAVDGPRFQKVLEGRAMVSGKNVEEETVQALASQSIKHLVNPAHIADLAVFIASDSGQSISGQMLPIDCDMQHA, encoded by the coding sequence ATGACAGCACAACGCGTACTCGTAACAGCCGGCGCCGGCGGCATTGGCCGCGCCATCGTCAAGGCATTCATGGACAAGGGCGCCAGCGTCTTTGCCTGTGACATCGACACTGATGGCCTGGCCAAGCTGGAAGCGGAACTCCCAGGCGTTCACACCGCCCGCTGCGATATCTCCGACCTCGCTGACATCGAGAAGATGGTCAAAGAAGCGGTGAACGTACTCGGCGGCCTGGACGTATTGGTCAACAATGCAGGCATCGCCGGCCCTACCGCTCCGGTTGACCAACTGGACCCGGCCGAATGGGGCAAAGTGGTTCAGGTCAACCTCAACGGAACCTTCGCCGTGACCCATTTCGCTATTCCCCACCTCAAGCAATCGCCTGCGGCCTCGATCATCAACATGTCCTCCGTTTCGGGCCGCTTCGGCTACCCAAACCGCAGCGCATATTCCACCACCAAGTGGGGTCTGATCGGCTTCACCAAGACCCTGTCGATCGAGTTGGGCGCCTTCAATATTCGCGTCAACGCCATCCTCCCCGGTGCCGTCGACGGGCCGCGCTTCCAGAAGGTCCTCGAAGGCCGCGCCATGGTCAGCGGCAAGAACGTCGAAGAAGAAACCGTCCAAGCCCTGGCTTCGCAGTCGATCAAACATCTGGTCAACCCAGCCCACATCGCTGACCTTGCAGTGTTCATCGCCTCAGACAGCGGCCAGTCAATTTCCGGGCAGATGCTGCCGATCGACTGCGACATGCAGCACGCTTGA
- a CDS encoding lipocalin-like domain-containing protein gives MSEKLRDQLVGAWKLHSYVEIPVDGSEPFYPMGEKPMGIIMYTPDGYMSAQLMKPGRAPFAVNDFYEGTLEEYKAAGSTYIAYTGPFKVNEQNRTLTHSMFISLFPNWMGQTQPRVVSIEGDVLTLGTASPISSKGKTVNSKLVWHRAQPE, from the coding sequence ATGAGCGAAAAACTGCGCGACCAACTGGTAGGTGCCTGGAAACTGCACTCGTACGTGGAAATTCCAGTAGATGGCTCCGAGCCTTTCTACCCAATGGGTGAAAAGCCCATGGGCATCATCATGTACACCCCCGACGGCTACATGTCTGCCCAGCTCATGAAGCCAGGCCGCGCGCCGTTCGCGGTCAACGACTTCTACGAAGGCACACTGGAAGAATACAAGGCCGCAGGCTCGACCTACATTGCCTACACCGGGCCGTTCAAGGTCAACGAGCAGAACCGCACCCTGACCCACAGCATGTTCATCTCGCTGTTCCCCAACTGGATGGGGCAAACCCAGCCACGCGTGGTCAGCATCGAAGGTGATGTGCTGACGCTGGGCACTGCCTCGCCCATCAGTTCCAAGGGCAAAACTGTCAATTCCAAGCTGGTCTGGCACCGCGCCCAGCCCGAGTGA
- a CDS encoding NAD(P)/FAD-dependent oxidoreductase: protein MTHRIVVVGGGAGGLELVTRLGRTLGKKRKAQITLVDAHLTHIWKPLLHEVATGSLNSTDNELNYIAQAKWNHFEFQIGRLVGLDRANKCIHLAATLDELGNELVPARALTYDTLVIAIGSVTNDFGTLGAAEHCIFLDAPKQALNLHRQLLSQYLSAHARQESDSQMNIAIVGAGATGVELAAELHHAAEELAAYGLNSIAPQNMQINLIEAGPRVLPALPERIGTAVLHELEKLGVKVHTRSAVSEITADGMLTANGDFIPATLKVWAAGIRAPSFLKDLDGLETNRIDQLVVQRNLQTTRDENIFALGDCAACPMGDDSGKNVPPRAQTAHQQASLLAVSLKHRLEGKPLADYQYQDYGSLVSLAKYSAVGNLMGSVLGSVKVEGWLARMFYVSLYRMHQVALYGLFRTGLLMINDRIGRRTNPRMKLH, encoded by the coding sequence ATGACACATCGAATCGTTGTCGTAGGCGGTGGCGCCGGTGGTCTTGAGCTGGTGACCCGCCTCGGTCGAACCCTGGGCAAAAAGCGCAAGGCGCAGATCACCCTGGTCGACGCACACCTGACACACATCTGGAAACCGCTGCTGCACGAGGTGGCGACAGGCTCGCTCAACAGCACGGATAATGAACTCAACTATATTGCCCAGGCCAAGTGGAACCACTTCGAGTTCCAGATCGGCCGGCTTGTTGGGCTGGATCGGGCCAACAAGTGCATCCACTTGGCCGCCACGCTGGATGAGCTTGGCAACGAGCTGGTGCCCGCCCGGGCCCTGACCTACGACACCTTGGTCATCGCTATCGGTAGCGTGACCAACGACTTTGGCACTCTTGGCGCGGCGGAACACTGCATTTTCCTCGACGCCCCCAAACAGGCACTGAACCTGCACCGCCAGTTGCTCAGCCAATACCTGAGCGCCCATGCCCGGCAGGAGAGCGATAGCCAGATGAACATCGCCATTGTTGGCGCTGGCGCCACAGGTGTAGAGCTGGCAGCGGAACTGCACCATGCGGCCGAAGAGCTCGCAGCCTATGGCCTCAACAGCATCGCCCCGCAGAACATGCAGATCAACCTGATCGAAGCGGGCCCACGCGTGCTCCCTGCCCTGCCTGAACGCATCGGGACGGCCGTGCTGCACGAACTGGAAAAACTCGGCGTAAAGGTTCATACCCGCTCAGCGGTCAGCGAGATTACTGCCGATGGCATGCTCACCGCCAACGGCGATTTCATCCCCGCCACCTTGAAGGTCTGGGCTGCCGGTATCCGCGCACCGAGTTTCCTCAAGGACCTCGACGGACTGGAAACCAACCGTATCGACCAATTGGTCGTGCAGCGCAACCTGCAGACTACGCGCGACGAAAACATCTTCGCCCTGGGCGATTGCGCCGCTTGCCCGATGGGCGACGACAGTGGCAAGAATGTCCCACCCCGCGCCCAGACCGCGCACCAGCAGGCCTCCCTGCTCGCCGTGTCATTGAAGCACCGGCTCGAAGGCAAGCCGCTAGCCGACTACCAGTACCAGGACTATGGCTCGCTGGTATCGCTGGCCAAATACAGTGCCGTAGGCAACCTCATGGGCAGTGTGCTGGGGAGTGTCAAGGTCGAAGGCTGGCTGGCACGCATGTTCTACGTGTCACTGTACCGTATGCACCAGGTGGCACTTTACGGTCTGTTCAGGACCGGCCTTCTGATGATCAACGACCGCATTGGCCGTCGCACCAACCCTCGCATGAAGCTTCACTGA